A single candidate division KSB1 bacterium DNA region contains:
- a CDS encoding flavin reductase family protein translates to MSDSRTFFDTISLFATGVTVVTIQGDGQPHGMTANAFTSLSANPMQIIVCVAKKAKLNAYLAANVRFTVNVLRDDQEAISNQFAGATREQQGAEFRFIEWEGGPRIEGCLAAIGCELLALHDGGDHWIVVGKVLALLQGVEPRKPLLYFNRRYHRLEPDSTAAPGRSDLDGASEQMFYDPW, encoded by the coding sequence GTGTCCGACTCCCGAACCTTCTTCGATACCATTTCGCTGTTCGCCACCGGTGTAACTGTCGTCACCATTCAAGGTGATGGCCAACCCCACGGCATGACCGCCAACGCGTTCACGTCGCTCTCGGCCAATCCCATGCAGATCATCGTCTGCGTGGCCAAGAAAGCGAAGCTGAATGCCTACCTCGCGGCAAACGTGCGGTTCACGGTCAACGTGCTGCGCGACGATCAGGAGGCGATCTCCAATCAATTTGCCGGAGCGACACGGGAACAGCAGGGAGCCGAATTCCGTTTCATAGAGTGGGAGGGCGGCCCGCGCATCGAGGGCTGCCTCGCCGCGATCGGCTGTGAACTCCTGGCCCTGCACGACGGCGGCGATCACTGGATCGTCGTCGGCAAAGTGCTGGCGTTGCTGCAAGGGGTGGAACCGCGCAAGCCCCTGCTCTACTTCAATCGCCGCTATCATCGACTTGAACCGGACAGCACCGCCGCGCCCGGTCGCAGCGACCTCGACGGCGCCAGCGAACAGATGTTTTACGACCCGTGGTAA